The Manihot esculenta cultivar AM560-2 chromosome 17, M.esculenta_v8, whole genome shotgun sequence genome contains the following window.
gAATGCCCTTTATCTTCATACGCAGTGTGGTGATGGTATGGTAGGCTTCATCAGATCATTTTGTGAGACAATGTGATTTTCCAGATTCCAGAACTCGCAAAGCATTTCTTTTGGGTGCATTTATATGGCATTAACCATTTTCCCCTTCTCTAATATCGTATGAGTATGAGATTTGATTTCTAATGTCAATTGCTATGTTCCTTTCTGTGCTTGTCAACCAGAATCATGATTCTTAGCATCAAAATAACTAAATTGCCTAAATTAgttgaaaagaaaatatttaggtCTATGTATATTGGCATGAAAACGTTGATTTTAATGTTCCAGATCTCTAATGATCTATGATCCGGATTGTAATTCATGAGGTGTCTGATGTTTGGTGAGACTGTTTCTATCTCAAAGATAATGGGAAACTCCAGCTTGGAACTTAGAATATAACTTATGATTCAACTATAAAGTACAGGGAATAAGTTCTGTTAAGTTTATAGTGATATTGATGAATAGTATATCTTAAGTCTTAACTGTTGTGCTGATGGATATTGTACATGTAATGTTACAAATATTCCTTGTCCCATGTTGTGAGATAGCTCATAGGGAGgtagatatatatattttttgcccCATACTCTACTATATGTGATCTGCTTATTTTGGAATTTGATTCTCTTTACTGGTCGGTTTTCCAGTTCCGTGGTGGCCCAATTACAGTGGCAGAGTATATGGAAGAAGTTTTGACAAACCCTAAAGCTGGGTTCTACATTAATCGAGATGTTTTTGGAGCAGAAGGTGATTTCATAACATCTCCTGAAGTTAGCCAGATGTTTGGGGAGGTAATTATCAGTGCTGTATGAGAAATTAGGGTTAGTCATAATCAATAATGGAAcatctcatatatgtatatatatatatatatatatattatttatcaaaaaaatagaAAGGATCCAGTGAAACTTAATATTTCAAATTCAACAAAATCCTTGATTTCCACTTTTTcttcttatgaagaaactgaaagTTGAAAGAGAGTGAATTTTtactacaaaataaaataaatggccTCTTTCAAAATTATCTTAAGTAATGTTGGTTCATTCTGATTTAGTATATGTGAAATTTTTCAACTATAGTTTACTCGTGCCTTCTCCTTCCcccctccttttttttttttttttttatcaattctgCTCTATTTTAAGGTGTTTGATAATATTGGTCAGCTCATTTTTAGATTTTGGACTCTTCTTGTTTTAATTCCTATTTAGTTGCTGGCTTAAATTTACCTTTTTAATGTAACCTTAGATGGTTGGTGTGTGGGCAATGTGTTTATGGGAGCAAATGGGACAGCCGAAAGAAGTGAACCTTGTAGAGCTTGGTCCAGGTCGAGGAACCCTTATGGCTGATCTTCTGCGTGTATGATGTCCCAACTCTAATTATGATAATTTGTCAGGTTACAATTTTATGCCAAGTAGTAAATAATGATGTTCTCTCCTTTGCCTCGAGTAGGAAGTTGTTTTTTGCTTTTTACTAAGTGTAAATTTTACATCCAGGGCGTCTCAAAGTTTAAGGGCTTCACTGAATCATTGCATATACACATGGTAGAATGTAGTCCAGTGTTACAGAAACTTCAACATGGCAATTTAAAATGTGTGGAAGAACATACTACCTGTGAAGGTGTTGAGAGAAGAAATATTAGCACATTGGCAGGAACACCTATATCATGGCATGCTGAACTAGAGCAGGTTCCACCAGGATGTATGGGAGTTTTCTTCTAAATCTTTCAGTCAACATTCCATTCGAACACGAGTATAATTagtggatttattttaaattgacaTTATTCTAAcacttgctcttcttctttgCAACTCTAAGAAAATTGTCATCTCTTCCCCTGATCAAGTTCATTTGTTTTCTGATGTTTCAGCACCTGTAATCATCATTGCCCATGAGTTTTATGATGCTTTACCAGTTCATCAGTTTCAGGTTCGTCTAGTTTATTCAGTTGTACAGGTCTGGTTTAAaattgctctctctctctcagtctaaaattaataaacgaAAATGCTTTCAAACTTTTGTTCTTAGTGCAAATATGTCCAGtcctttaattttatcaatttgagACTAATTTAAGAATCCCCCTCCCCCAACATTCTTCCCCCTTGTATCATTCTGATTTGACAATTCCTACAGAGGGCTTCTCGTGGCTGGTGTGAGAAAATGGTTGATATTTCTGAGGATTCAACGTAAGAATTGTAGTTTAATCCAAAAAGTTTAGTCTCtttctatatataaaatctAGAGAAAAGTAATTTGAAACATGCTTTATACATTGTTTAGGTTTCGATTTGTTTTGTCTCCACAGCCAACACCTGCAACGCTCTATTTAATGAAGCGCTGCAAGTGGGCTGCAACTGAAGAAGAAATTGAGAAGCTTAATCACATAGAAGTTTGCCCCAAAGCAATGGATTTGACTCATACAATTGCCAAGAGAATAAGTTCTGATGGAGGAGGGGCACTTATAATTGATTATGGTCTAAATGGAGTGGTCTCAGACAGTTTGCAGGTATAATTTCTTGTTATTTTATTGCCGGTGGTTctattattttagatttttactGCCTAAATAGTGGTCTTAGATAATATTCAAGCCTGGTTCTTGAGTTGAGACTTGAGGCAATTAACACTGTAATTCGATGCaagtgattttattatttaagacTTACTAACACAAATATGGATTCTCCATGTACTTTGCACCTTACAATGTCTGAATACTTCAGCATCTCTATGGTTTGTACACTTGTGGTATTGTTCCATATTTTCTCTCTGTTTTAAAggtctcttcttttttttttgggtcaaattttaaaactttcattGGGGTCTGAAGTATTTGTATTCCTTGCAACAGAAACTGTGCGTTGAATTTGTGTTGAACTTCTTTTACTTGACGTACATGTTTTTGCCTGTATTATATTTTTCCAGGCAATTAGGAAACACAAGTTCGTTGACATACTAGACAATCCTGGGTCTGCTGATCTTAGTGCTTACGTTGATTTTGCTGCCATCAGACACTCTGCTGAGGAAGCTTCAGGTGTGTCTCCTCATTACGTGGGTTCTATTTGCATCTTTTTCCTTCTTTCCCCCTCTCGTAGTACCTTATCAAATCTAAATGCATTTGAAAACTAAACTGGAGAAGAAACAATGAAATCAATTGATAGCATTGACAATCTTTTCAGAAGATGTGTCTGTCCACGGCCCAATTACCCAGTCCCATTTGCTTGGTTCTCTGGGAATAAATTTCCGTGTGGAAGCATTGCTGCAGAACTGCACAGATGAACAAGCAGAGTCCCTAAGGACGGGATACTGGCGGCTGGTGGGTGAAGGTGAAGCTCCATTCTGGGAGGGACCCGATGAACAGGTGCCTATTGGCATGGGTACCCGGTATTTGGCAATGGCTATTGTGAAGAAGAAGCAAGGTGTTCCAGTTCCATTCCAATAAAGTTGGAAATGCTTCTTCATTCATGTTTTGTAAGATTTTGTGTCTTAAGCATTTGTACATCAATAGTTTATTCTTTTTATCCAATAAGTTAATAGTTTTAGTTTTTACGTTTCTTGCAAAATCTTGTTCCATCTTTTATGTTGATGTGTGTGTTCAATGCTATTCTTAGTTCTTACTCTGGGATTGGATTAAAATGGTCATTTCTCTGTTCAGATGTTATAAATAGacgatataaaaataatttgaaaaacctctcaatatataatatttctacTTCAGTCTCTAATGAAATTTCCCcttcaattgaaaaaaaaaaaaaaaaaaaagaagaaaagaaggaaagaaaggaaaaactGTCATTTTATTCATGGagaatttactatttaattacaatgttatgaaaaatttattaattgatgttttaattttgaagaatatattaaaatctctttaaaattttaaaaaatttattaattaatttttatgttaatttttaattgttaactatttaatttttatgattggAAAAAAACTCATTCTGgtttgaaaatatataaaaaactactatattatttagtttttatgattggaaaaaaattcattagctggtttgaaaatatataaaaattctactataattaatttttctataggtaatattttaattttttttataatatttaatagttaaaattaataaaaaaatttaattaataaattttttggaaatattttaatgtaagtAACCACTTGTCATTTAATTCCTCAGTCGAAGATAACAATCCGATTCAATTAGTTAGAATTTGAATGGTGGGCTTGTGGATTTAGATTGAACTAGTCCAGTTTAATTTCTTGATTGTGAACTACTCCCGCTAATAacaaaattgattaatttttagggataataacaaaaaaaattctgaaatattaaaattaactaatatattttaaattatttatttacacctatttaaatttgtttatattttacGTTAAGTTTAACCGATAAATTTAATGTTATGGTTGTCCTGAtcagtataaaaaattaatattttaatataatttaaatatataattataaaaaaatttaaattttattaatttcaacaaTTTTATTCTAActtgtttttaataaatatatcttaaatcaatcttttatttatgattttgaaTGACATATTTATaagagaatttattttttttttaaaattttattttgatattgacaagtataattttttacgtaattattaattataagtattatgataataatattaaaataaataaaaatcataattttagcaatctgaaaaattaattattcttattatatattttggaTTTATTAAACTATCGGTTGACTTTCAATtagagtaataaatataatcaattttgtAAATGGAGAAAATCATTCTACTTGATTTACTAGAGTTAATATTATcatctattaataaaaaaatattaaaaaatgagttattaattttttaaaaatattatttgaaattataaataaattaattaaaaattaaaaattaaaaatcaaaccaaattaaaaaaattaatttgatatatttattaaaaaaatttgaagtacattttttaaaattcataaagtttagaatttttttaacaatgattagtatattaaaatattaatttttaatactaattaaaataataacctAATATTTaggtttaataattaaatttaacgatatgatataaataaatttaggtgattttaaaatatatttattaatttttataatttaagatatatatatatataaaatgcaAATAATTTATGCACTCCAAGGCTTAGTTtagtggaaagtgcatcctgtagccttgaaaggtctaaggttcgactctcccaacccctatttcaaaaaaaaaaaaaatacaaataatttataaatttttttaacaattaccATAAATTTTAACAGTTTTAATATCTATCGGGTTAACTTGAAGAACTAGATTAATAAAGGCCTACAATGCtactaaaaaattttttttttttttgttgtagaaagaaaatattttgttattgaatttcacaatagagattataatctatttatacatgagagacagtATTTAATAAGAATGAAAATCAAatatatgattatacaatcctaagATTAGGGAactgatccatctatcaatatttatttcctatattaacatatttacttcctataacctataacactccccctcaagttggaatataaatattaatcatgctcaacttgttacatatataatcaatttcaGCTATAAGGACAACTAacccaaaacaatcaaaataaacgAAAGATCAGAAGAACAAAACCCGTTAAcgtgaacagtactcgtgaacagtaaCCATAGACTATACTGTGAACAGTACGCGATGAACCGTATCCGATGAACAATGCTCAATGTCTCCAAATATTATCCTTTATGAGtaaccaaatgaacagagccctaaatctccaaatattaccgtaacccaaatgaacagaaccctaagtctccaaatgttatcctttatgggtaaccaaaatgaacagagccctaaatctccaaatgttacccttttatGGAtaaccaaatgaacagagctctAAGTCTCTAAATATTACCGTAACCTAAATGAACAtaaccctaagtctccaaatgttacccttttatGGGTCATCCAAAATGAACAGAGTTCTAAGTCTTCAAATGTTAccttttatgggtaacccaaatgaacagagtcctaaatctccaaatgttGGACGGAATCCACAAGCTAGCAGGTGGACGTCACACTCTCCTCTGCTAAATTTGCGACATCCTCGCCGCAACTGAATCAAATACAATTGTTAAACCAAGATCGGACCctcgggtattgtggttcgctagtaccttgggcggctccacctcgtctcacacagctccacctcgtctcacatGGGTAGCTCTTTCCTCGCAGCCTCACTAGCTCTGCACAATTTGTCTGAtccagggtggctctgataccatgtagaaagataatattttgttgttgtatttcacaatagagattacaacctatttatacatgaaagACGGTATCtaacaggaaggaaaataaaatatatgattatacaatcctaagattaaggaactgatccatctatcaatatttactttctatattaacatatttacttcctataactttAACATTTTTAActaatgttatttttttaaatcattaaatGTTCAAAATTCATTTCATATTAAGTTTTACATTTTCGCGTCTaccaatattattttttaagttgcttatgtatttatttattttgccaaaataattatacaatccAATAATATAATGGTTGAAATAACTAAAttgtttataaataaaaaattggttttgtcattaaaatataatagtagATGTTTCCAATTTATTAGTCTACTGTTAAAACTTGCAAGAGTAATagttaacattttttttaatgttatacCTAATgtctcattaaaaataaaaaatattaatatattgatGTTGTTGAGACTAAAATGATGATATGACCGGAATGAGTCTGAGTGACAATTGGCCTGAACTTACAAAGGAGACAAAGTGCGGTGGTGGTGGGTGTTCACGGcagccactctgacgctcaagtcagtaattaAACGAGTAGAGAAAATGTACTAAAATGCTTAGAGTTTTAGTATTTTAGAATAGCGTAACTTGGTCTATATGGTTCTTAtacatttatattataagagATAGAGATAAATATGGCATTAAATTGATAATTCGGTGGTAATGTGGCCATCTGCTTAATATGGGATATTACTAGCTATTTAGGTGAAAATTCTGCTATCTCAGGTGTAATAGAGATATGTCGGACCGTGCTTGATAACGGTAATTTCGTGTCAAGACTCGCCTTATTGAGGGAAGAACGAGTCTTTTGGTGATAACCCGGGTGCTAAGGTGTTCAGATCTTTCTTACCTCGGGATGGACCACATCTTCTACTCACCTGATCCTTGCCGCATGGATCTATCTCGTGATGACAACTCATAACTAATTTTTTGCAGTTGTTATGtagcatcagaggtcccccgcgggtctttgattctttagattcgaaggaGACATTTCATCTTATTGACTTCGTGGCGTAACTTGATTGTTTACACCATTTTGCCTTCCCTTGGTCATAATGGTATCCTTGTTTTTCGGTCCATTTTAAAGACTTTGTCGGCTACGCATCTGTATAAGAacccctgtaatacccggctagactccggt
Protein-coding sequences here:
- the LOC110604358 gene encoding protein arginine methyltransferase NDUFAF7, mitochondrial, with the translated sequence MLRRVLLKQASTCRHFLSNGAATSISLPLHRSHSSYSSSSHSESPNATFAEHLENQNAQSTTTISVDRSGLYNPSEHSHEPTSESELIKHLKGIIKFRGGPITVAEYMEEVLTNPKAGFYINRDVFGAEGDFITSPEVSQMFGEMVGVWAMCLWEQMGQPKEVNLVELGPGRGTLMADLLRGVSKFKGFTESLHIHMVECSPVLQKLQHGNLKCVEEHTTCEGVERRNISTLAGTPISWHAELEQVPPGSPVIIIAHEFYDALPVHQFQRASRGWCEKMVDISEDSTFRFVLSPQPTPATLYLMKRCKWAATEEEIEKLNHIEVCPKAMDLTHTIAKRISSDGGGALIIDYGLNGVVSDSLQAIRKHKFVDILDNPGSADLSAYVDFAAIRHSAEEASEDVSVHGPITQSHLLGSLGINFRVEALLQNCTDEQAESLRTGYWRLVGEGEAPFWEGPDEQVPIGMGTRYLAMAIVKKKQGVPVPFQ